The Nocardioides sp. cx-173 genome segment CGCCGGCGGCCGGCCGGTCCTGGGCATCTGCGTGGGCATGCAGATCCTCTTCGAGCGCGGCGTCGAGCACGGCGTCGAGACCGCGGGCTGTGACGAGTGGCCCGGGGTCGTCGAACGGCTGCAGGCGCCGGTCGTGCCGCACATGGGCTGGAACAACGTCGACGTCCCGGAGGGCTCCAGGCTGTTCTCGGGGATCGAGGGGGAGCGGTTCTACTTCGTGCACTCCTACGGCGTGCGCGACTGGGCCCTGCGCACCAACGACCGCACCCGCGCGCCCCTGGTGACCTGGGCCGAGCACGGCGGTGACCGGTTCGTGGCCGCCGTCGAGAACGGCCCGCTCACCGCCACGCAGTTCCACCCCGAGAAGTCCGGCGACGCCGGCGCCGCGCTGCTGCACAACTGGGTGCGCTCGCTGTGAGCTCCCGATGAGCTCCCCGATGAGCCCCCGATGAGCCCCCGATGAGCTCCCGATGAGCAGGGAGCGCGCCCGCCGCCGCGAGGAGCGCGAGCGCGAGGCGGCCGTGCGCGCCGCGGCTCGCGCGGCCGCGGAGGAGCGCGCGGAGCGCCGTGCCGTCCGCCGGCGCCGAGTCACCTCGGTGCTGCCGCGGCGGCGCCCGCAGGCGACCGGCGTACTCGCCCGGCGCCGGCGCAACCAGACCCTGGCCACGCTCGCCCTGGTGGTGCTGATCAACGTCGTGTCGTTCGCGTTCCTCGAGCACTGGGCGGCACGGCTGCTCGTGATCATCGTGAGCGTGCTCGCCGCCCCCGTCCTGCACACGATGCTGTTCCGCCGCACCTAGAGAGAGATCCCATGTCCTACCTCCAGCTCCTTCCCGCCGTCGACATCACCGAGGGCCGGGCCGTCCAGCTCGCTCAGGGCGTGGCCGGCTCCGAGCGCGTGTACGGCGACCCGGTGGCCGCAGCCCGCCGCTGGCAGGACGCGGGCGCCGAGTGGCTGCACCTGGTCGACCTGGACGCGGCGTTCGGGCGCGGCCACAACCGCGAGCTCCAGGCCGAGATCGTCGGCGCGCTCGACATCCAGGTCGAGATGAGCGGCGGCATCCGCGACGACGAGTCCCTCGAGGCGGCGCTGGCCACCGGCTGCCGCCGGGTCAACATCGGCACCGCCGCTCTGGAGCAGCCCGAGTGGTGCGCGCGGATTATCGCCGAGCACGGCGACCGGATCGCGATCGGCCTCGACGTGCGCGGCACCACGCTGGCGGCCCGTGGCTGGACCAAGGACGGCGGCGACCTCTACGAGACGCTGGCGCGCCTCGACGCCGAGGGCTGCGCCCGCTACGTCGTCACCGACGTCAACAAGGACGGCATGCTCGCCGGCCCCAACCTGCAGCTGCTGCAGGACGTCTGCGCCCGCACCGACCGGCCGGTCATCGCCTCCGGCGGGGTGTCGACGCTCGCCGACATCGAGGCGCTGATGGGCCTGGTCGACAGCGGCGTGGAGGGCGCGATCGCCGGCACCGCGCTCTACGAGGGTCGCTTCACCCTCGAGGACGCGCTCGCCCTGACGAAGGGCGCCCGGGCGTGAGCCTCGCCGTACGGGTGATCCCGTGCCTGGACGTCGACGGCGGCCGGGTGGTCAAAGGCATCAACTTCCAGCGGCTGCGCGACGCCGGCGACCCGGTCGAGCTCGCGAAGGTGTACGACGCCGAGGGCGCCGACGAGCTGACCTTCCTCGACATCTCGGCCTCCCACGAGGGCCGGGCGACGACGATGGAGATCGTGTCGCGCACCGCCGAGCAGGTCTTCATCCCGCTGACCGTCGGCGGCGGCGTGTCCTCGGTCGAGGACGTCGACCGGCTGCTGCGCGCGGGGGCCGACAAGGTCGCGATGAACACCGCCGCCATCCACCGCCCGGAGCTCGTGGCCGAGGTGGCCGACCGGTTCGGCAACCAGGTGCTGGTGCTCTCCGTCGACGCCCGCCGGGCGACGGGCACCGACTCCGGCTTCGAGGTCACCACCCACGGCGGCCGGAAGTCGGCCGGCCTGGACGCGGTCGCCTGGGCGGTCCGCGCGGCCGAGCTGGGTGCGGGGGAGATCCTGCTCAACGCGATGGACGCCGACGGCACCCAGGACGGCTTCGACCTCGAGCTGATCCGCGCCGTACGCCGTGAGGTCACCATCCCGGTCATCGCCTCAGGCGGCGCGGGCGCGACCGAGCACTTCCCCCCGGCCGTCGACGCCGGCGCCGACGCGGTCCTGGCGGCCACCGTCTTCCACTTCGGCACCCTGCGCATCGCCGACGTCAAGAGCGCCCTGGCCGACGCCGGCCACCCCACCCGCTGACCCGTCAGAAACTTTCTGACGGGTCAGCGGTGCCCGGGGTGAGTTTGTGACGGGTCGGTGGGGGAGAGGCTGCTGGGGGTGAGCGACTACGACGTGTACCGGGCTCCCGGCCGCGAGACGCCCGAGTCGGCACCGGACGGGGGACCG includes the following:
- the hisH gene encoding imidazole glycerol phosphate synthase subunit HisH; its protein translation is MSAQPRVAVLDYGSGNLRSAVRAIERAGAEVELTSDFDACLEADGLLVPGVGAYAACMAGLRAVRGERLIGRRLAGGRPVLGICVGMQILFERGVEHGVETAGCDEWPGVVERLQAPVVPHMGWNNVDVPEGSRLFSGIEGERFYFVHSYGVRDWALRTNDRTRAPLVTWAEHGGDRFVAAVENGPLTATQFHPEKSGDAGAALLHNWVRSL
- the priA gene encoding bifunctional 1-(5-phosphoribosyl)-5-((5-phosphoribosylamino)methylideneamino)imidazole-4-carboxamide isomerase/phosphoribosylanthranilate isomerase PriA, which gives rise to MSYLQLLPAVDITEGRAVQLAQGVAGSERVYGDPVAAARRWQDAGAEWLHLVDLDAAFGRGHNRELQAEIVGALDIQVEMSGGIRDDESLEAALATGCRRVNIGTAALEQPEWCARIIAEHGDRIAIGLDVRGTTLAARGWTKDGGDLYETLARLDAEGCARYVVTDVNKDGMLAGPNLQLLQDVCARTDRPVIASGGVSTLADIEALMGLVDSGVEGAIAGTALYEGRFTLEDALALTKGARA
- the hisF gene encoding imidazole glycerol phosphate synthase subunit HisF; the encoded protein is MSLAVRVIPCLDVDGGRVVKGINFQRLRDAGDPVELAKVYDAEGADELTFLDISASHEGRATTMEIVSRTAEQVFIPLTVGGGVSSVEDVDRLLRAGADKVAMNTAAIHRPELVAEVADRFGNQVLVLSVDARRATGTDSGFEVTTHGGRKSAGLDAVAWAVRAAELGAGEILLNAMDADGTQDGFDLELIRAVRREVTIPVIASGGAGATEHFPPAVDAGADAVLAATVFHFGTLRIADVKSALADAGHPTR